The following are encoded in a window of Doryrhamphus excisus isolate RoL2022-K1 chromosome 16, RoL_Dexc_1.0, whole genome shotgun sequence genomic DNA:
- the rp1l1a gene encoding retinitis pigmentosa 1-like 1 protein produces the protein MQSVQEDMWDPQAPSKHASTLPPRPPSHSRLAHVTKAPPAKRITFYKSGDSQFGGVRMAIHKRSFKCFDALLDDLSQKVPLPFGVRTVTTPRGTHIIKHLEDLQDGGCYLCSDRRQAKPVNMELASKRQSIWHHHSRIPQQPEKLSASSSGHAPHRHRRILLIKNTEPGMRRSLALNRRSTRSMRAFLEEVSEMMQFHVHKVYNAEGRKVDNIQGLMSCSGVLVCVGKEALSPMVLKFLRKSSEEKLPGLGSRSPGLGPRTPGNGTRYPGIQDIRPDPHGAQSRSSDCSEGQESKKSVNFGLETKKSIIHPRSDSSARSTRVSLSSEKSFSNSVRAHSQQRPAIMNDDIEKRVLVNKDGTLSVEMRVRFRLRNDETLQWSTQIRKSPSLTSECCQPSQVQRSYLENGQSESYSDSASFDPDCMDYSSQSRSHTSEGNHCACCYQRQGQQYNLWDPVQGRKQPPAPPPHMTSHTTIRHTHSSSSSSSCNSRRMVCRREKLSNCRRGSASEQGQLVQEQTCVMEQVESRVDIEQDGDTHVEVCKVSRCSSRSEVVTLDGNMRPPSQRSVEEELMEEEVGPPLSRVSSSSRVLQSLKEDQDDDDDELPPSASQCSHRSKLSATVSNKLENKESRGSGAVTAAASCLCGATTPHTPTGAVGMAQAPRSNSNISRASCRSTKVMNHEDEIEELVKALSDTPVQSCVCPNCGGYKLAAHSNSESRASKSLQQACSKSTSPLASQSNANEREHDVLSTQSSKTNLKSHGSAPESRASSVMSTMSNAEPTEQKQERATSIISHKSNTSQKSSPMNKKERRSSAMSSQRSDCSGTTESPNITATEETEGGDSDDIVAKSCLSPKSVSSVRINSPVVEETNRNDTPHSCRSAKSTASIKSGMAERPNSVFSTKSSKSNISRKSKSSHGQCARDEPMVVDPTEEEEEPDMCPENPEVEDINEEQAEERATSALSAKSTTSRQTNRNSNCTAASPDLKEDDISSIEANGKPKEDQERVSSAMSVKSKTSVRSNASQKSMSSNNLKPTSPIPNVITINSPEEVDEVSEETGEGEEVEEKQSKASEHLHDETLSPRRIRSPRSHPYKAKAASPSSNDARGQSALSVHSATSTKSGKFKCHCGTASTCEEGKDKDVGEENEAEKQEDNWELNGDPGGTEPPLSPNSSGSVSLGLALPDDQEIADSDSGKSCVSFHTGTHSKGRLRTATPNVHKSPESNINGSTHEVHIPTIEVPGVDGHDDCRSTSQASRASVKNLDDSRPSSSSGNAKNSKVAQQSDGALTNADCSRTPTNAEDIPDNEGASSHSSGPCRLGTNLAVDAKENALKQSRAEDVVKANDIGSVSSVKTSSSPKKEVSSQSSRHCPMHNSRPCSKAETCGKSAMSAADLPDHQKSEASKASSTSRKEKTKRHQMKESQKTPDKEYEVTPACLPNASPSEVVSDWLRSIPSDNNMLVLDDLAEFEPDKEVVAEAEEVTESKEESPKGEEVDTEDKVEDEEKEEEGVTEEDKTNEDLAPCAMETSYRPDTVWMNGKSLPKNWRSSTAVMKVLLSSSLGRCRSLPEVSPVYGRRLSTSARGLLDCLAQLQLIEPTGNQGCNQIDSQNRKYEDIMTILQSLWLTDPRDIDTKDIGTEQVTPPRSSSGVGMSSGSGGSGKDHENQGGDETLPKESSHEEEEAAGEEEPEPETKDAMAELVLEEEPLHSEDQSNVLPALDSLKAENPSSSDKSSANNTFNSSSGTPPTVLHAPLSKGPSHEPDPVWVLHLLKKLEKQFMNHYIDAMAEFKVRWDLDDSLILDTMISELKNEVSSRIQRSIEREMRKIRGRAGRGEKSPRPPKGVNLSRESTMTEKRRRMLKVMKNHSVKTADSFTDGDLTVEFSDQRSDDDYCPCDACVRKKMAARPVKMHPAAAEAPVMMEFDLLKILQLKKTPAPIPPIAPQRSNSAAIEEDGRSLEVVQEEEEDNDSNEDSTDPEEDAGEDVKYDGDQKKSGEKNESEISGEGKCCQCSRGETPERQEAEETTDNMAGEVDKNGDDAEDEGETADDVGETEICLKEEHDSENRAAEEETTERGGDGEDAGEGDAITNQDNEDTRLLGEEEEEEGKSSASAGAEDEEEDGTEEAQDEGDSSQQERVSPKDHSSTGAACMTEGEEADAEDSDADGKRPSDTDADESGANGGKEEDAALLHQFTRTSVESQPGSLED, from the exons ATGCAATCCGTCCAAGAAGACATGTGGGACCCTCAGGCCCCATCTAAGCATGCCTCCACCCTCCCACCTCGCCCCCCTTCCCACTCGCGCCTTGCTCACGTGACGAAAGCCCCGCCAGCCAAGAGGATCACCTTCTATAAAAGCGGGGACAGCCAGTTTGGGGGTGTCAGGATGGCCATCCACAAGCGTAGCTTCAAATGCTTTGATGCCCTGCTGGATGACCTTTCTCAAAAG GTGCCCCTTCCATTTGGTGTGCGGACTGTGACCACGCCGCGCGGCACCCACATCATCAAACATCTGGAGGATCTCCAGGACGGGGGTTGTTACCTCTGTTCCGATCGGCGCCAGGCTAAACCAGTCAACATGGAGCTCGCCAGCAAACGCCAAAGCATTTGGCACCATCACAGTCGCATACCTCAACAACCAGAGAAGCTGTCTGCATCCTCATCTGGACATGCGCCTCACAGACATCGACGCATCCTGCTGATTAAGAATACGGAACCTGGAATGCGAAGGAGTCTGGCACTGAATAGGAGATCGACCAGAAGTATGAGGGCTTTTCTTGAGGAGGTGTCTGAAATGATGCAGTTCCATGTCCACAAAGTTTACAACGCAGAAGGGCGCAAA GTTGACAACATTCAAGGTTTGATGTCCTGCTCTGGAGTTTTGGTGTGTGTTGGCAAGGAGGCGCTCAGTCCAATGGTGTTGAAGTTCCTTCGGAAGAGCTCAGAGGAAAAACTACCTGGTTTGGGTAGCAGGTCCCCCGGTCTTGGTCCAAGGACTCCTGGAAATGGCACCCGGTATCCCGGCATTCAAGACATAAGACCTGACCCTCACGGAGCACAGTCCAGATCCAGCGACTGTAGTGAGGGGCAGGAAAGCAAGAAAAGTG TTAATTTTGGTCTGGAGACCAAAAAGAGCATAATCCACCCTCGTTCTGATTCCTCAGCCCGCTCCACTCGAGTCTCTTTGTCGTCAGAGAAGTCCTTTAGCAATAGTGTAAGAGCCCACTCCCAGCAGAGACCAGCCATTATGAATGATGACATTGAAAAGCGCGTCCTTGTTAACAAGGATGGCACTCTCTCTGTGGAGATGAGGGTGCGTTTTCGCCTCCGCAATGATGAGACCTTGCAGTGGTCCACACAGATCAGAAAATCACCTTCTCTGACGAGTGAGTGCTGCCAACCAAGCCAAGTGCAGCGCTCTTACTTAGAAAACGGCCAATCAGAAAGCTACTCTGATTCTGCATCTTTCGACCCAGATTGTATGGATTATTCCAGTCAATCTCGAAGTCATACATCCGAGGGGAACCACTGCGCCTGCTGCTACCAGAGGCAAGGGCAGCAGTACAACCTGTGGGACCCGGTACAGGGCCGCAAACAGCCGCCTGCCCCACCTCCACATATGACAAGCCACACTACAATAAGGCACACACATTCATCCAGCTCGTCTTCATCTTGTAACTCCAGGAGAATGGTGTGCCGTCGGGAGAAACTCTCGAACTGTCGAAGAGGCTCAGCTTCAGAGCAGGGCCAACTTGTCCAGGAGCAAACGTGTGTGATGGAGCAGGTAGAGAGCAGAGTAGACATAGAGCAGGATGGAGACACTCACGTTGAGGTGTGCAAGGTGAGCCGCTGCTCCAGTCGGAGTGAAGTGGTCACTTTGGATGGCAACATGAGACCTCCTAGCCAGAGGTCTGTTGAGGAGGAGCTGATGGAGGAAGAAGTGGGACCTCCATTGTCTAGAGTCAGCAGCTCATCACGTGTTCTTCAGTCATTAAAAGAAGaccaagatgatgatgatgatgaactgCCACCTAGTGCTTCACAGTGCTCCCATCGAAGTAAACTATCGGCAACTGTAAGCAACAAGCTGGAGAACAAGGAGAGTCGAGGAAGTGGAGCAGTCACTGCAGCTGCATCCTGTCTCTGTGGAGCCACCACACCTCACACCCCAACTGGAGCAGTCGGAATGGCTCAAGCTCCCAGATCCAACTCCAATATAAGTAGAGCCTCTTGCAGATCCACCAAAGTCATGAACCATGAGGATGAGATTGAAGAGCTTGTTAAAGCTTTATCTGACACCCCCGTGCAGTCGTGTGTATGTCCTAATTGCGGCGGTTACAAACTTGCAGCCCATTCTAATTCTGAAAGTAGAGCCTCAAAGAGCCTCCAACAAGCTTGTTCAAAGTCTACCTCACCTCTGGCAAGCCAATCAAATGCCAATGAACGTGAACATGATGTTCTGTCCACACAGTCCAGCAAAACCAATCTAAAAAGTCATGGCTCAGCCCCAGAGAGCAGAGCATCTAGTGTCATGTCCACAATGTCCAATGCTGAGCCAACAGAACAGAAGCAAGAAAGGGCCACCTCCATCATAAGTCACAAGTCCAACACATCACAGAAATCTAGTCCCATGAATAAGAAGGAGAGAAGGTCCAGTGCTATGTCAAGTCAAAGGTCCGACTGCAGTGGCACAACCGAAAGCCCTAACATCACAGCAACAGAGGAAACGGAAGGAGGGGACAGTGACGACATTGTTGCTAAATCTTGTTTATCACCAAAGAGTGTGTCAAGTGTCAGGATTAACTCTCCAGTCGTGGAAGAAACGAACAGAAATGATACACCTCATAGTTGTCGTTCTGCTAAATCTACTGCATCTATCAAGTCTGGCATGGCAGAGCGACCCAATAGTGTCTTCTCTACGAAATCTTCAAAGTCAAACATATCAAGAAAGTCCAAATCATCTCACGGTCAGTGCGCAAGAGATGAACCAATGGTAGTAGATCCAactgaagaggaagaagaaccaGATATGTGTCCGGAAAACCCAGAAGTTGAAGATATCAACGAAGAACAAGCTGAAGAACGGGCAACTAGTGCTTTGTCTGCTAAATCGACTACTTCACGCCAGACCAACCGTAACTCAAATTGCACTGCAGCATCTCCAGATCTAAAGGAAGATGATATTTCTTCTATTGAAGCAAATGGGAAACCAAAAGAAGATCAAGAACGGGTGTCCAGTGCCATGTCAGTTAAGTCAAAGACTTCTGTGAGATCCAATGCTTCACAGAAGTCAATGTCTAGCAACAATCTCAAACCAACTTCCCCAATACCAAATGTAATAACCATTAATTCCCCAGAAGAGGTTGATGAGGTGAGTGAGGAAACCGGTGAAGGGGAAGAGGTAGAAGAAAAGCAAAGTAAAGCCTCTGAACATTTGCATGATGAAACGCTGTCTCCCAGGAGAATACGCTCACCTCGGTCCCACCCTTACAAAGCTAAGGCAGCGTCCCCAAGCAGTAATGATGCAAGAGGCCAGAGTGCTTTGTCGGTTCACTCCGCAACCTCTACTAAATCTGGAAAGTTTAAATGCCACTGCGGGACAGCTTCAACATGTGAAGAGGGCAAGGACAAGGACGTGGGTGAAGAAAATGAAGCAGAGAAACAGGAAGACAACTGGGAACTGAACGGAGACCCAGGAGGCACAGAGCCACCACTGAGTCCAAACTCATCTGGGTCTGTCTCCCTTGGGTTGGCCTTGCCAGATGACCAAGAGATAGCTGACTCAGATAGCGGCAAGTCGTGTGTTTCATTCCACACTGGGACTCACAGCAAGGGCAGATTGAGGACAGCAACTCCAAATGTCCACAAAAGTCCTGAGTCCAATATTAATGGGAGTACACATGAAGTCCATATCCCTACTATTGAAGTACCTGGAGTTGATGGACATGACGACTGTCGTAGTACCAGCCAGGCCTCAAGAGCCAGTGTTAAAAACCTTGATGACAGCAGGCCCTCCTCCTCATCTGGTAATGCTAAAAACTCTAAGGTTGCTCAACAATCTGATGGAGCTCTGACAAATGCTGATTGCTCCAGGACGCCAACAAATGCAGAGGATATCCCAGACAACGAGGGAGCTAGTTCACACTCCAGTGGTCCCTGTCGCCTTGGGACCAACTTAGCAGTTGACGCAAAAGAGAATGCCTTGAAGCAAAGTAGAGCAGAAGATGTTGTCAAAGCAAATGACATTGGAAGTGTTTCATCTGTCAAAACATCCAGTTCTCCAAAGAAAGAGGTTTCATCCCAATCTTCAAGGCATTGTCCCATGCACAACTCTAGACCTTGCAGTAAAGCTGAGACGTGTGGTAAAAGCGCCATGTCTGCTGCTGACCTCCCAGACCATCAAAAGTCCGAGGCAAGCAAAGCCAGCAGCACGTCCCGCAAGGAAAAAACCAAGAGGCATCAGATGAAGGAGAGTCAAAAGACTCCAGATAAAGAATATGAAGTCACCCCTGCCTGTCTGCCCAATGCTTCCCCGAGTGAAGTTGTCAGTGATTGGTTGCGCAGCATTCCTTCTGACAACAATATGCTCGTTCTTGACGACCTTGCCGAGTTTGAGCCAGACAAGGAAGTAGTAGCTGAAGCTGAAGAAGTAACAGAATCAAAGGAGGAGAGCCCTAAGGGGGAAGAGGTAGACACAGAAGATAAAGTGGAAGatgaagagaaagaagaagaaggtgtaACAGAAGAAGACAAGACAAATGAAGATCTGGCGCCATGTGCTATGGAAACATCTTACCGGCCTGACACTGTCTGGATGAATGGCAAGTCCTTGCCCAAAAACTGGCGCTCTTCAACTGCAGTGATGAAGGTTCTTCTCAGTTCCTCTCTGGGGCGATGTAGGAGCTTACCTGAG GTATCTCCAGTATATGGCCGTAGACTGAGTACATCAGCCAGGGGTCTCTTGGACTGTCTGGCCCAACTTCAGCTAATTGAGCCCACTGGGAATCAGGGCTGTAATCAAATTGACAGCCAAAACCGGAAGTATGAGGACATTATGACCATTCTCCAGTCCCTTTGGCTCACTGACCCTCGGGACATTGACACCAAGGACATTGGCACGGAGCAAGTGACTCCACCAAGGTCCTCTTCGGGGGTAGGTATGAGCAGTGGCTCTGGTGGATCGGGGAAGGACCATGAAAATCAAGGAGGAGATGAAACACTCCCAAAAGAGTCTTcacatgaggaggaggaggcagcggGTGAAGAGGAACCAGAACCAGAAACCAAGGACGCTATGGCTGAGCTTGTCTTAGAAGAGGAGCCCTTGCACAGTGAGGACCAAAGTAATGTACTTCCAGCTCTGGACAGCCTAAAAGCTGAGAACCCCTCATCATCAGACAAGAGTTCAGCCAATAATACCTTCAACTCAAGCTCCGGAACGCCTCCAACAGTTTTGCATGCGCCCTTGTCCAAAGGACCATCCCATGAACCTGATCCAGTGTGGGTCCTGCACCTCCTGAAGAAGCTGGAGAAGCAATTCATGAACCACTACATCGATGCTATGGCGGAATTTAAAGTTCGTTGGGACCTGGACGACAGCCTTATTCTCGATACGATGATCTCGGAGCTGAAGAACGAGGTGAGCAGTCGAATTCAGAGGAGTATAGAGCGGGAAATGAGGAAGATCCGGGGTCGAGCTGGCCGAGGTGAGAAGTCTCCACGGCCTCCTAAAGGAGTAAACCTCTCCAGGGAGTCCACCATGACAGAGAAGAGGCGACGGATGCTGAAG GTCATGAAGAACCATTCAGTCAAAACTGCTGACTCTTTCACTGACGGAGATTTGACAGTAGAGTTCAGCGACCAACGAAGCGATGATGATTACTGCCCCTGTGATGCTTGTGTACGTAAGAAAATGGCGGCACGGCCTGTCAAAATGCACCCGGCGGCTGCCGAAGCACCAGTGATGATGGAGTTTGACCTCCTGAAGATACTTCAGCTCAAGAAGACCCCAGCACCCATACCTCCAATCGCACCGCAGCGTTCAAATAGTGCGGCCATAGAAGAGGATGGAAGGAGTTTAGAGGTTGtacaagaggaagaagaggacaatGACTCCAATGAGGATAGCACAGACCCTGAGGAGGATGCAGGGGAAGACGTAAAATATGACGGTGATCAGAAGAAAAGCGGTGAGAAAAATGAGTCTGAGATAAGCGGAGAAGGAAAGTGCTGCCAATGCAGCAGAGGGGAAACTCCAGAGAGACAGGAGGCTGAGGAAACAACTGATAACATGGCCGGCGAAGTAGACAAGAATGGCGATGATGCTGAAGATGAGGGCGAAACAGCAGATGACGTGGGTGAGACAGAAATCTGTCTGAAAGAGGAGCATGACAGCGAAAACAGAGCTGCGGAAGAAGAGACCACTGAAAGAGGAGGCGATGGAGAGGATGCAGGAGAGGGAGACGCCATAACAAATCAGGATAATGAAGATACAAGACTtttgggggaggaggaggaggaggaggggaaaagCAGTGCCTCAGCAGGAgcagaggatgaagaggaggatggGACTGAAGAGGCTCAAGATGAAGGGGACTCATCACAGCAGGAAAGAGTCTCACCAAAG GATCATAGCTCAACCGGGGCTGCCTGCATGACCGAGGGCGAGGAAGCCGATGCTGAAGACTCGGATGCTGACGGTAAACGTCCAAGTGACACCGACGCTGATGAGTCGGGTGCAAATGGAGGGAAAGAGGAGGATGCTGCTCTCCTCCATCAGTTCACCAGGACCTCAGTGGAGTCCCAGCCAGGCTCCTTGGAGGACTGA
- the gckr gene encoding glucokinase regulatory protein yields MHEWELPDYEPSLPVSEKSNPLTCDIDRAPASRIVRMLQSCDEEMFHKETGSTYQRLLGDKMVKNIMELSEKVELILKEPQDSLIVLSGCGTSGRLAFLVASSFNSALRQMHHAELYSYIIAGGDRALFSSQEAPEDDPQLGVLSLKKVCDGKKRVLFIGISCGLSAPFVAGQLDFCLQHPDVYTPVVLGFNPTRQARSESIPGCTFTFLSVLQRMQALAKSRKAFLINPSVGPEAISGSSRMKAGSATKMLLEVIFCAAHAAAFSRASITHQSILQHLRAYEKTVEMTYSHSEAIAGLVAAAGKSLLCGKRVCYLGWGSLAMLALIDASECEPTFGAAYEDIQAFRSGGYRGLNNNEGSLAFLGARFCIAHEDFLLHVLPSLDDQDTVILIYAQSDDVSEVVNMAGRVREKMSNLHAVYHQANGDADTSQDEIIKLCASALTISWPSPVSGSLPHMWELSTKLVLNAVSTGAHVLKGKIYQNHMIDVQVTNSKLYRRATRLIQKLSGHSESRCEDALLMSIYQVENLTEDIRSRDMTTHTATGKERTKVVPLALVSLLTGLSLKEAGSCLELQPILREAVGSCHKCEPTTHISANNF; encoded by the exons ATGCACGAATGGGAG TTGCCGGATTACGAGCCCTCGCTTCCAGTGTCGGAGAAGTCAAACCCTCTGACATGTGACATTGACCGAGCTCCAGCCAGTCGCATCGTGAGGATGTTGCAGAGCTGCGACGAGGAGATGTTTCACAAAGAGACAGGAAGCACGTACCAG AGGCTTTTGGGTGacaaaatggtgaaaaacaTAATGGAGTTATCTGAGAAAGTGGAACTCATCCTCAAG GAACCACAGGACAGCCTTATTGTTCTGAGTGGCTGTGGGACTTCAGGTCGACTGGCTTTCCTTGTAGCg tcaAGCTTCAACAGTGCACTTAGACAGATGCACCACGCTGAGCTCTACTCATACATCATTGCAGGTGGAGACAG GGCTCTATTTTCCTCCCAAGAGGCTCCAGAAGATGACCCCCAACTGGGTGTGCTCAGTCTGAAAAAG GTGTGTGATGGGAAGAAGAGAGTCTTGTTCATTGGTATCTCCTGTGGGTTGTCG GCTCCATTTGTGGCAGGTCAGTTGGACTTCTGCTTGCAGCACCCAGATGTCTACACGCCTGTTGTGCTTGGTTTTAACCCCACACGTCAGGCACG GAGCGAATCCATACCAGGCTGCACATTCACATTCCTCAGTGTGCTCCAAAGAATGCAGGCACTTGCCAAAAGTCGGAAAGCCTTCCTCATCAACCCGTCAGTCGGG CCGGAGGCCATCAGTGGCTCTTCCAggatgaaagcaggaagtgcaacTAAGATGCTCCTGGAGGTCATCTTCTGTGCTGCTCATGCTGCTGCTTTCTCACGTGCATCCATCACACACCA GAGCATCCTGCAGCACCTGAGAGCCTATGAGAAAACAGTGGAGATGACATATTCTCACAGTGAGGCTATAGCTGGTTTGGTGGCAGCAGCTGGGAAGAG TTTGCTCTGTGGGAAGCGTGTCTGCTACCTGGGCTGGGGAAGCCTGGCCATGCTGGCCCTTATTGATGCCAGTGAGTGTGAGCCTACGTTTGGTGCAG cctaTGAGGATATTCAAGCTTTCAGAAGCGGAGGATATCGAGGGCTCAACAACAATGAAGGCTCCTTGGCTTTTCTG GGTGCCCGGTTTTGTATTGCTCATGAAGATTTTTTGCTTCATGTCCTGCCAAGTCTCGATGACCAAGACACCGTCATCCTCATCTACGCACAGTCTG ATGACGTCAGTGAAGTGGTGAATATGGCTGGTAGAGTGAGGGAGAAGATGTCTAACCTCCATGCTGTTTATCACCAGGCTAATGGAGACGCTGACACTTCACAA gATGAAATAATTAAATTGTGTGCATCCGCATTAACTATTTCTTGGCCATCACCTGTTTCAGGAAGTCTCCCGCATATG TGGGAGCTGTCCACTAAGTTGGTGCTGAACGCTGTGAGCACGGGGGCACATGTCTTAAAAGGGAAGATCTACCAGAACCACATGATCGACGTGCAGGTCACCAACAGCAAGCTTTACCGCAGAGCTACACGTTTGATCCAG AAACTGTCTGGTCATTCTGAGTCCCGGTGCGAGGATGCTCTCCTGATGTCCATCTACCAGGTGGAAAACCTAACAGAGGACATCAGATCACGTGACAtgaccacacacacagccaCCGGCAAGGAAAGGACAAAG GTGGTGCCTCTGGCTTTGGTCTCTTTGCTGACTGGTCTGTCTCTCAAGGAGGCGGGGTCTTGTCTGGAGCTGCAGCCAATCCTACGAGAGGCTGTGGGGTCGTGTCATAAATGTGAGCCCACtactcacatttcagcaaacaATTTTTAA